Proteins encoded together in one Neobacillus sp. FSL H8-0543 window:
- the ytxJ gene encoding bacillithiol system redox-active protein YtxJ → MLNKMDTLEQLEELLNKEEKFFLLKHSLTCPISHAAYQEYQKFADENQEVPTYYLAVQDSRPLSDAIAEKFQIKHESPQAILFANGNPLWNASHWKITKRSLASTFTDNR, encoded by the coding sequence ATGTTAAATAAAATGGATACACTTGAACAATTAGAAGAACTATTAAATAAAGAAGAAAAGTTTTTTTTATTAAAACACAGTTTAACGTGTCCGATTAGTCATGCAGCCTATCAGGAATATCAGAAATTTGCTGATGAGAACCAAGAAGTTCCCACTTATTACTTGGCCGTACAGGATTCCCGCCCATTATCTGATGCGATCGCTGAGAAATTCCAAATTAAGCATGAATCACCACAAGCTATCCTGTTTGCAAATGGGAACCCGCTTTGGAATGCCTCGCACTGGAAGATAACTAAACGTTCATTGGCAAGTACTTTTACTGATAATAGGTAG
- a CDS encoding YtxH domain-containing protein, translated as MSKDYVSKENSQRNSEDSSSSFLLGALIGGVVGAAVAMLLAPKSGQEIRSTINNQAGTIKEKTIQLMNKKKEADDLLEEITYIPIGSSEVKSDNKKADTLDITQKLEEAKKAFEEEEKKVTL; from the coding sequence ATGAGTAAGGATTATGTATCAAAAGAAAATAGCCAGAGAAATAGTGAGGACTCTTCAAGCAGCTTTTTGTTAGGTGCCTTAATTGGCGGAGTAGTTGGTGCAGCTGTAGCAATGCTCTTAGCGCCAAAATCAGGACAAGAGATTCGCAGTACTATTAATAATCAAGCAGGCACAATAAAAGAAAAGACTATTCAGCTAATGAACAAAAAGAAAGAGGCAGATGATCTTCTAGAGGAAATAACCTATATCCCAATAGGATCTAGTGAAGTGAAATCAGACAATAAAAAAGCCGACACTCTAGATATTACTCAAAAACTAGAAGAAGCAAAAAAGGCATTCGAAGAAGAGGAAAAAAAAGTAACACTTTAA
- a CDS encoding DUF948 domain-containing protein has protein sequence MEIILYLSIALIAVAFMVLVIYLAKTLKALEGTLSSVSTTLVGLEKQLDGVTKETTELLQKTNALADDIQDKSERLTSVVDAVKDVGTTVSKFNGTLKNLTSSFDIQVEQNKEKVSQIVQWSNVILELKDKWTERKQPKSEVPTEKIQRVRSR, from the coding sequence ATGGAAATTATTCTATACTTGAGCATCGCATTAATTGCGGTCGCGTTTATGGTACTTGTCATTTATTTAGCAAAAACACTTAAGGCATTAGAAGGGACTCTTTCGAGCGTCTCAACAACATTAGTGGGATTAGAAAAACAATTAGACGGCGTCACAAAAGAAACCACGGAACTCTTACAAAAAACCAATGCTTTAGCAGATGACATTCAAGATAAATCAGAAAGATTAACTAGCGTCGTCGATGCGGTTAAGGACGTTGGGACAACAGTAAGTAAATTTAATGGAACGCTAAAGAATTTAACTAGTTCATTTGATATTCAAGTGGAACAAAATAAAGAAAAGGTATCTCAAATTGTCCAATGGAGCAATGTAATCCTCGAACTAAAAGACAAGTGGACTGAAAGAAAGCAACCAAAAAGTGAAGTACCTACAGAGAAAATCCAAAGAGTTCGATCAAGATAA
- a CDS encoding aminopeptidase — MKDPRIGTLAKNLINYSLQLQKGEKVLIENFGLQRELVTALVKEAYLAGGYPFVSIKDHQVDRSLLLGAQEEQFNMIADFEANVMSKMDAYIGLRSGENINEQADVPDDKMKIHGNTVGKKVHRDIRVPKTKWVVLRYPTSNMAQLAKMSTEAFENFYFDVCNLDYGKMDKAMDSLAELMNRTDKVRITGPGTDLSFSIKDIPAIKCAGRLNIPDGEVYTAPVRDSVNGVVTYNTPSPYQGFTFENVKLTFKDGKIVEAESNDSDRINKIFDTDEGARYVGEFAIGVNPFILTPMQDILFDEKIAGSFHFTPGQAYDNAYNGNNSNIHWDMVNIQRPEYGGGEIYFDDVLIRKDGLFVIPELEGLNPENLK; from the coding sequence ATGAAAGATCCGCGTATTGGCACATTAGCAAAAAATTTAATTAATTATTCACTTCAATTACAAAAAGGAGAAAAGGTACTAATCGAAAACTTTGGCCTGCAGCGCGAGCTGGTTACTGCCCTCGTTAAAGAAGCCTATCTTGCAGGTGGTTACCCTTTTGTTTCTATCAAGGATCATCAGGTGGACCGTTCCTTACTTCTGGGTGCCCAAGAAGAGCAATTCAATATGATTGCAGACTTTGAAGCAAATGTTATGAGCAAAATGGATGCATACATAGGTCTCCGTTCTGGTGAAAACATCAATGAACAAGCGGATGTACCAGATGATAAAATGAAAATTCATGGCAATACGGTAGGTAAAAAGGTCCATCGTGATATTCGAGTGCCGAAAACAAAGTGGGTTGTCCTTCGCTACCCAACATCAAATATGGCTCAATTAGCAAAAATGAGTACAGAAGCATTCGAAAATTTCTATTTTGATGTTTGTAATTTAGATTACGGTAAAATGGATAAAGCAATGGACAGTCTTGCTGAATTAATGAATCGTACGGACAAGGTACGTATTACAGGACCTGGAACAGACCTTAGCTTCTCGATTAAGGATATTCCCGCTATTAAGTGTGCTGGACGCTTAAACATACCTGATGGTGAGGTTTATACCGCTCCCGTCCGTGATTCAGTTAACGGTGTGGTTACTTACAATACGCCTTCACCCTACCAAGGCTTTACCTTTGAAAATGTGAAGCTAACTTTTAAGGACGGTAAAATTGTCGAGGCAGAGTCCAATGATTCTGACCGCATCAATAAGATTTTTGATACGGATGAAGGGGCACGGTATGTGGGGGAATTTGCAATTGGCGTTAACCCATTTATCTTAACACCAATGCAGGATATCCTTTTTGATGAAAAAATCGCAGGCAGCTTCCACTTTACTCCAGGTCAGGCCTATGATAATGCGTATAACGGCAACAATTCTAATATTCATTGGGATATGGTAAATATTCAGCGTCCTGAATATGGCGGAGGAGAAATCTACTTCGATGATGTGCTCATTCGCAAAGACGGACTCTTCGTCATTCCTGAATTAGAAGGTCTGAACCCAGAAAATTTAAAATAA
- the murC gene encoding UDP-N-acetylmuramate--L-alanine ligase, with product MTIYHFVGIKGSGMSALAQVLHDMKFEVQGSDVEKHFFTQLALEESGIKILPFQKENIEPGMTIIAGNAFPDTHEEIQEAMKLGLPIVRYHRFLGDFMQNFTSVAVTGAHGKTSTTGLLAHVIKGAKPTSFLIGDGTGKGEEDAKYFVFEACEYRRHFLSYFPDYAIMTNIDFDHPDYFANIDDVFSAFQEMAVQVKKGIFAYGDDGQLQKIQAKVPVLFYGFGEENDYQAKNLVKTTSGTSFDVFIRNTFYDTFTIPTFGEHSVLNALAVIGICHYETIDVLIVKALLSSFQGVKRRFSEKRIGSQILIDDYAHHPTEIKATIDAANQKYPDREIVAVFQPHTFSRTQAFLEDFAKSLRLADKTYLCEIFGSARENHGKLTIQDLQSRIEGSEVLLEENTALLEKHKDSVIVFMGAGDIQKFQESYEKQLTL from the coding sequence ATGACTATTTACCATTTTGTGGGTATAAAGGGGTCAGGAATGAGTGCATTGGCACAAGTTCTGCATGATATGAAATTTGAGGTGCAAGGCTCCGATGTCGAAAAGCACTTTTTTACTCAACTGGCCCTTGAAGAATCAGGAATAAAAATACTTCCCTTTCAAAAAGAAAATATTGAGCCGGGAATGACAATTATTGCAGGTAATGCTTTTCCTGATACACATGAAGAAATTCAAGAGGCAATGAAGCTCGGGCTTCCAATTGTTCGGTACCATAGATTTTTGGGCGATTTTATGCAAAACTTTACGAGTGTTGCCGTTACAGGTGCACACGGTAAAACATCAACAACTGGTTTGCTTGCCCATGTCATAAAAGGAGCTAAGCCTACATCCTTTTTAATTGGTGACGGTACAGGTAAAGGTGAAGAAGACGCTAAGTATTTTGTTTTTGAGGCATGCGAATATAGAAGGCATTTTTTGTCCTATTTCCCTGACTATGCAATTATGACAAATATTGATTTTGACCATCCCGATTATTTTGCCAATATTGATGACGTATTTTCAGCTTTTCAAGAAATGGCTGTTCAAGTGAAAAAGGGCATATTTGCCTATGGTGATGACGGACAGCTGCAAAAAATCCAGGCAAAGGTTCCTGTTTTGTTTTACGGATTTGGTGAAGAAAATGACTATCAAGCCAAAAATCTTGTTAAAACAACAAGTGGCACGAGCTTTGATGTTTTTATTCGCAATACTTTTTATGACACATTTACCATTCCTACGTTTGGTGAACATAGCGTGTTAAATGCGTTAGCTGTAATTGGGATATGCCATTACGAAACGATAGATGTATTAATTGTTAAAGCACTGTTAAGCTCGTTCCAAGGTGTAAAACGGAGATTTTCAGAAAAAAGAATTGGATCGCAAATCCTGATTGATGATTATGCACATCATCCAACAGAAATTAAAGCAACTATCGATGCGGCTAATCAAAAATATCCTGATCGAGAAATTGTTGCCGTGTTCCAACCGCATACGTTTTCCCGCACGCAAGCCTTCCTGGAGGATTTTGCTAAGAGTTTGCGGCTTGCTGATAAGACATACTTATGCGAAATTTTTGGATCAGCTAGAGAAAATCATGGCAAGCTCACGATTCAGGATTTACAATCAAGAATTGAAGGATCAGAAGTTCTCTTAGAAGAAAACACAGCACTGCTTGAAAAACATAAAGACAGTGTAATTGTCTTTATGGGCGCTGGGGATATCCAAAAATTCCAAGAGTCTTACGAAAAACAATTAACATTATAA